The genomic DNA TTGAGTCGGTGAGGGTGAAGTCAGGGAAGTTGATACCTTGCTCGTTAAAAACCAGTCGTTCGTTTTCCAGTGTAAACAAGGAGTTAAGCATACTGACATTAAACTGAGCACGATCAAAGTTTAACTCGCCCAGTATAGTAGGATCATCGAGCGTACCGGTTATATGCAACCTGCCCTTGGCACTACCCGCCATGTCTTCTACCATACCCTGCGTAAAGCCCTGCAGCGAAGCCATGTTCAGGTTCGGTATGGTCGCATCGAAATTGAGGAGGCTGGCGTTGGGCTGCGCCTCATAAAAGCCATTCACCAGGACCTGGTTGCCGTTGCCCGTCAGGGAAGCATCCACGTTGTAGCGGTTGGTACCCTGGCTCTGGGCTTTCAGGGCAATATCACCTACTGGCACTCCCTGGAAAGCAAATTTGCTCACGCTAATATCAGATACAAAGCTCATGGTGCCTGCCATCAGGTTGTTGATGGTAGCGGAGCCGTTAATAGTGCCCGCCACCAGGCTATCATTCCGCTGGAAAGACTCCATCAGGTAGCCGATCTCGAAGTTATTGAATTTAACATTCAGCGGGGCATTAGGCGCTACAGGTCCTGTGCTGTTGAGGGCTATGTAACTGTTGCCCATCTGCAGCTGAATATTATGCGCATACAAGAAATCAGTATTAAACTGCAGGTAGTTGTCCGGCGAGACAGTCCACTTGTCATAATTGACCACCAACTGCTCCGGGTTAAAGGAGAAGCGGTAGCCACGGCCTAAACTATTGAGCAAGCCACCCACCACAAAGCGTTCTTTCCCGTCTTTCTCGGCTATGGCCAGTTTAGTGGTCAGGTCATTGTCGCGGGCTGCGCCAGTCAAGAATACATTATTCACGTTCAGGGAAGACGATAAAAGCTGCGCCAGCGTGATGTTATAATTCAGCGCATTGCGGTCGCCGCGTACCTGCAGGCCCAGGTCCTTTAAAGTATAACCGGTATAAGCAATAGTATTCACTGTGCCATCCAGCTGCAGCGTCTGGTTATCGCCGTTATAGCTCGCCGTGATCGGGTTTGCAGCCGACAGTTTTTCCAGGCCCGGCACAAAGGCCAGCAGCAGATCGGTTTTTTTGAGTTGCAGCTGCACTTTAAAATCATCCAGGCTCAGGTCGGCCGGATAGGGGGGATCAGGTTGCAGGTCCAGGTAATTTGAAAAATGCTTTTGCAGGGCAGTCGGGAGGGTTGCCAGCGTATTGGCAAACTGCATATCGGCATCCATCAAATCCGATTGCAGTTTGATCGTGGCTTCCCTGCCATTCTGCTGCAAGGTCATATCCAGCGAATCCAGCGGGTATACTTTCTTATTATGCGTTACCACCAGTTGCTGCGCCAGCAGCCTGCCGCTGATGGTACTGGCCTCGGCTCCGGTAAAGCGCCCCTGCATTTGGCCCTGTATACTGAGCGGCTCTGTGTAGAGGTTCAGCGCCATCAAGTTGGCTTTGTCCAGGTCCAGGTCAAAGTTATAGGCGGGCTGCTTGCTGTTGCGCATGTTAAAGTCGCCTTTCAGGTCAAGTGCCAGGTTCTGGTCTTTGGCAGTGGCTGCTACGGTATACAGGTTGCGGTTGATGGTGGCATTTACAGCCAGGTTGTTGTAAGTATACTTGTTATACTCCAATTTATTAACAGCGGCGTTTACCTGTGCCTGCATGGATTCCGGAGTCAGGCCGGTACCTTTGGCCGTGGCATCCAGGGCAATCACCCCAACGCCTAGGCTGTCAGTCAAGAGCTGGCTCATGTTAAAGCCATCGGTGCTGAGATGGGCTGTAAACGGCTCGGCACCTGCCGGGCCTGTTGCCATATCAATCACGGCCTTTGCATTGCCAAATGAGCTTTTCAGGTTGGCATTGGCGTCAAAGTTGGTGAGGCTGCCTTTGTAAGTGCCGGTCATACTTACCTGGTTTGGTATCCGGATATTGGACGGGATTGTGCCTGCCGGCGCTAGGGCTTTGATATCGGTGCGCGTCGTAGCAAAGCGGTTAATGCGCAAATTCATGTACAAGTGATCCGGGTCCATCACGTTCTGCAGGTTGCCAGTTACATCTACCCGGGTGCCGTTCAGGCCTGAAAGCTGAAACTTACTTACCTGCAGGTCATTCAGGCTGCCATCCACTTTGCCATCCAGCTGCAGCGTAGCCCCGGCTATACTTTTAAAGGATGGGTTCTGCGCCAGGTCCGGTGCCAGATACTGCACATCTTTCATGCCGATGCGGCTGTTCTGGATATCCAAATCTACCTTTATCAATTCAGGATTGTCCGTCAGGGCATCAAGCGAGGGGTAGCGCATGGCCAGATGGCGCTGCAGGTGGCTGTTGCCGGTTTGCAGGTCCAGGTTGGCTAGTTCGGTATGGGTAGTGTCGAAGGTGATCTCTGATTTGAAATTCTTTACCTCGAACCCACTTTTTTCCTGCAGTGCCAGCTGGTTCAGGTTCAGGGTTGTGCGGCCCAGGCTATAGTAGAGGTCCTCGGCATCGAGCACAACGTTTTTAAACAGCAGGTGATCGTAGTCCATGCCACGTGAAAGGGCAGGAGCATTAAAGTTATCGAATTTAACATCCAGGCCCGTCACATCCACGCCATTGAGCGTGAGCACCCAATTCATGGGCTGGCTACTCGTTTTCTGGACAGCCGAATCGATTTCCTGTACAGTTTTTACAGGATTTACGGCAAGCGAATCGGTATCTTTATACTTGTCCTGCACATATACCACATCGGCGTTGTGCAGCTCGAACTTATCGAGGTCGATGCGGGCGTTCTTCAGATCTATTTTTTTAGCCAGCAACTCCGACTTGCCCACGGCCAGTTTGATGCTCTGTTCTGCCGGGCGGCTGTTATAGTTGAGTTTTACATTTTCCAGGGCAACCCGGTTCAGGCCGAAGTCCATTTCCAGCGGCTCCGTTCCGGCTGTATCAGGAGGGGGAAGCTTGGTCTGGATGTAGGTGAAGGCCGTGTTCTTCAGTTCCACTTCATCTACCAGGTACTTCTGCGCATCCAGGTCCAGCTCTTCCATGGTTGTAAGCAGGTGCCCTACGCGCCCTTTGATCCAGTTGCCGCCCGCTTCGTCACGGAAATTGACATACACATCATCCAGGTTGATTCTGTCCAGGTTGAAGCTCATAGACGAAGCCGTATCCGCTGGCTGCGCTTCCGTGGTATCGGTGGCGAACGCCTCCATGATAAAATCATAATTCGTCGAGCTGTCAGGTTTAATGTGCAGGTTCAGGGTGGCATGCTCAAGCGATACCTTGGCAATATCTACGTTTCCTTTGATGAGGCCCAGGATCTTCATGTCCACGCCCAGGCGCTGGCTGTACCAGAGGGTGTCCTGCTGCTGATCTTCGACATACACGTTTTTAAGCACAAGCGCATTGCGCCAGTCCGTGGTAAAGCCGCCGATCTCGACTTTGGTTTTCAGGGTGTCCGAGAGGTAGGAAGCTCCTTTTTGTGCAACAAAATTTTGCACCGGCTGGAACTGCAGGGCTACTACTACCAGTACCA from Pontibacter liquoris includes the following:
- a CDS encoding translocation/assembly module TamB domain-containing protein; the protein is MVLVVVALQFQPVQNFVAQKGASYLSDTLKTKVEIGGFTTDWRNALVLKNVYVEDQQQDTLWYSQRLGVDMKILGLIKGNVDIAKVSLEHATLNLHIKPDSSTNYDFIMEAFATDTTEAQPADTASSMSFNLDRINLDDVYVNFRDEAGGNWIKGRVGHLLTTMEELDLDAQKYLVDEVELKNTAFTYIQTKLPPPDTAGTEPLEMDFGLNRVALENVKLNYNSRPAEQSIKLAVGKSELLAKKIDLKNARIDLDKFELHNADVVYVQDKYKDTDSLAVNPVKTVQEIDSAVQKTSSQPMNWVLTLNGVDVTGLDVKFDNFNAPALSRGMDYDHLLFKNVVLDAEDLYYSLGRTTLNLNQLALQEKSGFEVKNFKSEITFDTTHTELANLDLQTGNSHLQRHLAMRYPSLDALTDNPELIKVDLDIQNSRIGMKDVQYLAPDLAQNPSFKSIAGATLQLDGKVDGSLNDLQVSKFQLSGLNGTRVDVTGNLQNVMDPDHLYMNLRINRFATTRTDIKALAPAGTIPSNIRIPNQVSMTGTYKGSLTNFDANANLKSSFGNAKAVIDMATGPAGAEPFTAHLSTDGFNMSQLLTDSLGVGVIALDATAKGTGLTPESMQAQVNAAVNKLEYNKYTYNNLAVNATINRNLYTVAATAKDQNLALDLKGDFNMRNSKQPAYNFDLDLDKANLMALNLYTEPLSIQGQMQGRFTGAEASTISGRLLAQQLVVTHNKKVYPLDSLDMTLQQNGREATIKLQSDLMDADMQFANTLATLPTALQKHFSNYLDLQPDPPYPADLSLDDFKVQLQLKKTDLLLAFVPGLEKLSAANPITASYNGDNQTLQLDGTVNTIAYTGYTLKDLGLQVRGDRNALNYNITLAQLLSSSLNVNNVFLTGAARDNDLTTKLAIAEKDGKERFVVGGLLNSLGRGYRFSFNPEQLVVNYDKWTVSPDNYLQFNTDFLYAHNIQLQMGNSYIALNSTGPVAPNAPLNVKFNNFEIGYLMESFQRNDSLVAGTINGSATINNLMAGTMSFVSDISVSKFAFQGVPVGDIALKAQSQGTNRYNVDASLTGNGNQVLVNGFYEAQPNASLLNFDATIPNLNMASLQGFTQGMVEDMAGSAKGRLHITGTLDDPTILGELNFDRAQFNVSMLNSLFTLENERLVFNEQGINFPDFTLTDSTGNDLVINGNVLTKDYVDYQFDLKANTDRFLAMNSDANDNALYYGTLWIDSDATIKGNIDLPVVRANVTVLDGSDITSVIPADQATATSREGIVEFVDLSDTTAMARLDSADTNSLTGMDVEATITVTDATPVTIVIDPLTGDHLNVKGNGTIVTGITPTGEINLSGRYEVTEGKYDMSFYDLAQRELQLTKGSYIAWSGDPFQADMQITAVYNIKTAPRELIANETAGPIPDVFRNQQPFEVLVNLSGQLMKPTISFDIRLDEDAGGALRSQIEPQLDNLRQNESDMNKQVFALLVLGRFMAPDPLQSSGGGLQATARNSLSQVMSDQLNNLTGKYLGGIGLELGVNSYEDYSSGTAQGQTDLNVALRHQFLNDRLTIRVGGDIGLEGNNSQQSSLGGFGNDISVEYSITPSGKLRVKAFRQNEYGGILDGGDVLTTGVALIFVRDYNNFSELFSSAEKNLAKAEEKQKKNSPAGTN